The Ornithorhynchus anatinus isolate Pmale09 chromosome 16, mOrnAna1.pri.v4, whole genome shotgun sequence genome contains the following window.
TCGAGCTGGGTCAcggagggagggtcaggggtaTGTGGAATTCGGTTGGTATACAGGAGGACAACCAGCGCACGATTCCCGGTGGTTTGTCGGAGACAGAGTCCTGAAGTAGTCGGGCCTAGGAGGCTGACGTGGAGGCACCGCGGAGGCCCTGGAGTCCGGCCGCGGGGATGCGACTCCGGGATGGAGCCACCAGGGGGCGACGGCGCCTAAAGGAAGAGGCCGTGCTGGAAACCACAAGGCGTTTCAACCCAGGCGGGCAGGGGCCGAGGACCCAACTCTCTGACCGGACTTTCGGCCGGAAGATGGAGGGGTCTTTCTCTCCGGCCTGATTGtcagcagggggcggggaggccagGAAGCAGCACGAGGAGCCGGGAGGAAGGCAGTCAGGAGAAGTGAGTCCAATGGAAAATCCCTGCTGAGTCTGAGGATTCCTGTCCCCACTTTCCCAAACCCTCCCGCCGTCCCTTTCCTCGACCTCGGCCCGTCCCCCGCAGTCCACGGAGCAAGGTTGGGTATCCTGGAGCCCCCAGCGATCTTACCCTGGTCAGTGTGTGGTCAGAGATCGGGTCCGGACTGGCCTGGAGTtgctgggcattcattcattcagttgtatttattgagcacttactgcgtgcggagcatgctgtactaaaggcttgggagaatacaatgacgATAAACGTACatattccctctccacatcaagtgtacagtctagaggggaagacagacattaatatgcataaataaatgacagatatgtacataagtgttgtggggctgagaggggggataaatgaagggagcaagtcaggatgacgcagaggggagtgggagaagaggaaaggggggtttagtcagggaaggcctcttggaggagatgtgccttcaataaggttttgattcGGAACAGAGTCACTGTCTTTGaggattggaggaggaagggcgttccaggccagagggaggacgtgggtgcgGGGTCGgccgtgagatagacgagactgaggtataaagtgagaaggtttgcattagaggagcgaaatatgcgggctgggttgtagtaggagagaagcgaggtgaggtaggagggagcaaggtgactgagtgtttgaaagccagtggtgaggagtttttgttcgaggtggagatggatgggcaaccactgaagtttcttgaggatagGGGAAGCATgacctaaacatttttgtagaaaaatgatccgggcagcagaatgaagtatgaactggagtggggaggcacAGGAAActcggaggtcagcaaggaggaggctgacgcagtaatcaaggcaagaaaggataagtgattgtattaacgtggtagccgcttgggtggagaggaaagggtggatttttgagatgttgtgaaggtggtaccCACGTGATTTTGTGATgtttgaataggtgggttgaatgagagagagaagagtccaggataacgccaaggttatgagtttgtgagacagaaagaatggtggtgccgtctacagtcatggggaggacagagtttgggcgggaagattaggagttctgttttagaaatgttaagcttgaggtgatgggaggacatctaagtaggaatgtcctgaaggcaggaggaaatacgagactacagagagggagagagatcaggactggggaTATAGATTTGGGCAGGGTCGAGGGGAGAGAAGTGGTGCTTGGGATGAAAAGCAAAGGAATCAGGGGTGTCCAGCTGGAGAAGAGAAAACTTGAGGATGCTGCATCCCATCCCCCAGTGCCTGAAATATTTTAGTGAGGAGGGGACTGGTCAGCCATTCCCCGGGGCAGAAGGCAGAGAAGAGCtggacctccttctccaccttcctgaaccagccctcttctccccattcctccaaatCCTCTACCCGCTCCCATCTCCCTTCGCCTCAAAAACAGATCCTCCTAACCTCCTGGTTTCAAGACTCTCCCCAGCTTTTTCCGTATTCCATGTCTCCTGCTCGACCCCAGCTCTGTCCACCTTCCGtgtcagctctcttctccccttctctcctagcTCAAGCTCTTCAGTCCACCCCAGTTCCCCTCCAAACTACAACTTCACACTCGCCTCACTTGCCTCTATCCCTGAACCCTGACTCTGACTCATACTATCCCTCCAACCTCCTCacaaaatccaccagaccacactgtccCTACCTTCAACCCCCACACCTTGAAATCCCacttccaacaagctttccctaaATTCCCTAATTTTCAATGCACTCTGAATCCAACAACCCTTCAGCGGCCTCTGGCACTCAGGTATCCGTCtctttacttctactactactaatagttattattattactgtatttgttaagtgcttactgtatgctggcactgtactaatcgctggggtggatactagcaattcgggttggacacagtccttatcccacgtgaggctcagaatcttaatccttattttacagacaaggtaactgaggcacaaggaagtgaaataacttgtccaaggtcacacaatagacaagtaacagagccaggattagaacccatgacctgctaactcccaggtccttgctctatccactatgccatgctgcttctttatgctCCCACTTGGCCCTTGTACGTACACGTGTGTTAGATTGAACACTCAGTTAATTTACTGGGATTTCTCTACGTGTAAAGGTTtctgtcatcatcagtggcatttattgagcacttactatgtgcacagtattgtactaagcacttgggagggtagagtacaatagagttggcacttcccttgcccacagtgagcttgtctgtctctccaggttagactgggaaccctttgtgggcagggagcaaccAGCTCTTGTGgcagatggcaccactatcctcttCTCTCACAGTCTCATAACTTGGCATtatttttgactcctctctctctcattcagcccacatattcaatccgtctctaaatcctgtcggtttgaccttTGCAACATTGCGAAAATCCGTCCTTTCCACCTCCATCCAAGCGAATACcacgttcatctgtaaaattgggattaagactgtgaacctgatgtgggacagggtctactttcaaccctatttgcttataccTCCcttcagtgcttaacatatacaacatttattcgtatttactgtatcagtctctttgctgacctccctgcctcctgtctctccccattccaatccatacttcactctgctgcccggatcattttctacaaaaaacgttcaggctatgtttccccactcctcaagaacctccagtatttgcccatccacctactcATCAAACATCaaacattgactttaaagcagtcaatcaccttgccccctcctatcttacctcgctactctcctactacaacccagcccgcacacctgactcctctaacgccaactttctcactgtgcctcgatcccctctatctcgccgccaacttcTCACCCTCGACCTGCACctggcctgtaacgccctccgttttcatatctaacagacaatgagTCTCCCCCCTCCCAAAGCCTtattccttccctgactaagccctcttttccttttcttccactttgtTCTGCGTcgacctaatagtaataataatggtatttgttaaacgcttactatgtgccaagcactgttctaagcgctgggcaagatacaaggtatttaggttgccccccacggggctcacagtcttaatccccattttacagatgaggtatctgagacacagagaagttaagtaacttgcccaaagtcacacagctgacacagtggcggaattaagattagaacccacgacctcagattcccaagcccgtgctctttccattgagccgcgctgcttctacacacacacacacacacacacatctgtatTTGGACACAAACTACTCGTAGATCCTCCATGCCCTCACGCTttcacactcacaaacacaccgCACGCTttcacacccacaaacacaccgCGTCCCCGCGAGTTTTCAAAGCCCGTGATTAACATGGAAGGTCGTCACCCCATCCCGGATAAATAGGCAGCCACGACCACCCTTTTTGAATCTCCCGGTTGGCAGCCGAACCTACCTCcacctccccggctccctcccccagtTCCCTGGCCTGGGTCCGCTTCgcgggggcgggagcggcggagccggcctgAGGCAGcccggaggacccccccccccacccagacaGCAGCCCTGGAATGGGGGGGAACACCTAAGGAGGGTGGTCTCTACCTCTGGagacccggcccctcccccctgcccttctcccggGCCAGCCACAAGGTTTCAATGACTTTATTTCCTCTTAGAAACGGGCACAGCAcagaaagagttaaaaaaaatagcCGGTACCGTTACAGTGCTAGTccatgggaggagggggcgggaagcagggggaaggggacggggagagggtgcGGGGGGTCGGGGGATAGGGAGCGGATGTTATCTTTACTCGACGTGAACTTGACCTTTCCCGCCTCGAGTTTCAGACCCGGAACCGAAATAGTTAACAAGGTGGGAtgtggggggcggaggagagtCGGAGCTCGGGACGGAGAAATGGGAAAACCGGAATCCAGGGAGTCCGGCAGCGAAGCCGAcctcgggcggcggcggggacctTTTCCGGGGATGAATGCGTCCATGCGGGCCCGTCCCGagtgggttgggggcggggctgCCCACGACTCTCCCGCACGGGGCCgcagccggggccgggccgagtCAGGCACCcccgggagtgggagtggggtcGGGGGTCTCCGGAGTCAGGCTGGCTTCTGGGGGAGGGGCCGCCGCCCACCCTGGGCACGGGGAAGAGTCGCTTGGAGGCCCGACTGCCCGGCGCCGCTACCCACTTGGGACTGGGTTTTTTTGGCCCCAAGGGCCGACCCCGCCTCTTTCCGCTCCAGAGCTGGTCGGGCGCGGGTCTGCGGGGTCAGCCCGTCCACGGAATCTCCAGAGAAGccacagggagggggagaggagaggaagggaggggaggggagttcgGGACCCTGCCCCCTGTCGCACCCCCGCCCAAACCTGCTTCCggctcgggggcccgggggctgAACTGGTTGGGATGCCTTGGGGCTGGGTGAGAAGGGGCCCGGGTCCTCAAGGGCTGCGTGTCCAGCCTGACTCAGTCTGTGTCCGGGAGCGGTGGACGTTGCCTCTGCCCTGGGACAATGCGTCTGTGTTACTGCTGTATGACCACgactcatgtgtgtgtgtgcgtgcgtgtgggtGTTGGGTGACGGTGCCGTCTGTGATCTCGTCTGACAGTGTGAGCAAGTGTGTGTGCAGTGCCTGTGATTATGTGTGCAATATGACTGTATATGTATGTGTTTTGTGTGTAACCGGGTTTGGGCCCAACAATAGAATTCCACTCTCCGCTGTCCCTTTCCGGACCCGCCGGGCGGACCCTGTGCACACATGTTGGCTGGCGAGGAGTGGGCCTAGACCTCCCGTCCTTAGCTCTCGCCCTCTATCCCTCCCGCTCCCGGGACCCCCGTCGCCCCCGCCGCCcaggcctccccatcccccacagaCTCTTCCGATTCCCTACGCCCCCTTCCCCGTGCCCCGACCTCCCTTCCCACCCGGCCCCCCCAGTCCCCCACTTTAGTCTCTCCCCAGCGCAGCCCGGCCAGGTTTGCGGTGTCTCTCCCGCATCCCCCGCCTATTGTCACTTGGAATAAAAAAGGAAAACGTTCCTTCCCCGCCGGCTCCGCGGCTCCCGGGGCTGGTGACGTCTCCCCGCCGCCGGGCGGGGTCAGTCCCGGCTCCGACAAGtcactgggaaggatggggggcgggggagggggacgggaggggaaggggagaggggtcggggagAGACCCCGGGCGGCAGCTCCTCTCCGACTCGGCCCGCGGCCCCTGGGCCTCTGTAGGCCAGAGTCCGGCTGGCCGGCCCCgcgtggggagtgggaggagcgggggcggggatgggggtcgTCTCCGTCGGCCGCTCCGttgagtcggggtggggggggttatCGGTAGagcgcggggggaagggggctggggggcgaccCCCGGCGGGGGCGGTCCTAGGCGTAGAATTCCTCCTGCTTGTCGGGCTTCTGGTAGGTGACGCTGGCCGGCTTGGGCTCCTCCAGGGTGTAGCTCCCCTCGTCCTTCTTCTTCATGCGGTAGACGAGCAGCATGACCAGGAAGGCGGCAAAGAGCGCACCCACCACGCCGCCCACGATCACGGCTGCAAGGACAGCGAGGGTCAGGGGCGATAGGCCGGGGGATGGGGGACGAGGGACGAGGGACAATAGACAAGGGTCGGAGCGCGCGAGCCTCACctaccttgccccttcttctcggcccggcccccgacccccggccctccctctccccttcctctcagcccctgccccctccccttcctctccaccccgccccccgccctccctctcagcccggcctccctccagccccgtccccctcctgccctccctccactttacgtcccccttccatccccgccGCGCCCCCACCTCTCAACGCCTCATCCCTACCCCCCGGTGCCACCCCCACCTATGAGCACTTCCTTCCTTTCCAGGATACTACGCTGGGGCAGTTGGGCGGCCGAGGACCCTGGGTCGATGCTGTTGTCCAGGAGGTCGGGGGGCCCCCGCTCTCCGCCCCGGCCCTGGCCCCCGGCCGgggtcggccccgcccccgccggctccACCTCGTTGCTCAGCTCGGGAGCCGCCGTCTCTTCGGGGACCTCGAAGTCGCCGCTGACCGGAGCCTCTCCCGCGGGGGCCGCGGTCGTGGAGGGCGGGGCCGTGGGGGGCGGGGTCTGCGGGGGCGAGgtctgcgggggcggggaggggtctgcGTTAGGTTCCCCACCTCGCCACGACCCCCCAGACacgcacctccctcccccaccaccaggGTAAGGGGAGTcgagggtgcggggggggggggcggtagaagaGTGGAAGGAGACCGAGGGAAAATAGGAGGATGGGGACGATGaatgaggagagaagaagggaggcagagggacgtcggaggaggaggagagagggggaaggcgtCGGTAGATCCAGGGGCCTTTATCTCCGCTGCTCGTGCTcgcctatcttacctcgctgatgcCCTATTGCAGCCCCGCACGCCCCCGActcccactcctctaatgccaacctactgattttacctcgatctcgtctatttctccgccgacccctctccacgtcccgcctttggcctggaactccttcccccttcgcatcggacagaccaccactcatcccaaccttcaaagccttcccaaaatcgcatcttctccaagaggccttcccagaccaagtcctcatttcccctacaccctcttCGTTCTGCgacgcccttgcacttggatccgttTCCTTTATTAACCTCACCCTCAACCTCGCGGTTGAGGTATTTTatctatatccgtaatttattttaatgctgatctctccctccagactggaaactcatcgtgggcacagagtctaccaaatctgctatacTGTTGTCTccgaagcacctagtacagtgctctgcacacagtaagctttcaataaacacgattggacTGACCGGTCAGGGGCCCGGTCGCCGGGTCCATTTCCTGTTGACtaatgggggagaggcaggggctgtctgctgcgtgactttgggcaagccacttaacttctctgtacctcagttacctcatctgtaaaatggggattaggactgtgagcccttgccCCCTACCTGTGCCCGCTCAGGGGGCCGGCGGGTACTAGCCAGCGAGGTTCCGGGTTGGCTCTCCGGCAGGTCCGTAGCCCGGGATCCCGCCTCTGGCGAGGGTTCGGCTCTCGGATGGACCACGGCCGTGCTGACCGGAGCCGGGGCGGTGGGCTCCGTCTCCGGGGTTGGGGCGGGAGTGGCCGGAGGTGTGGGATGGGCCGAGGAGGCCGTGGTGGCCAGAAGAGGAGGGAGCCACTGCGCCGAGGTGGGCTGGGCAGTCGGAGCGCCGGTCGAGGGCGAGGCCGCGGCGGGTGGGGTCGCCGTGGAGGTGGTCGCCGTGGTGGGAGTCACCGTGGGGGTGGTCGCGGCGGTAGGAGTCGTCGTGGGGGTGGTCGCGACCGGGGGAGCCCCCGTGAGGGTGGTCGAGGCCATGGGAGCAACCGTGGGCGTGGTCGCAGTCGTAGGGCCCTCCTGTCCGGGGAGGCCCGGAGCCTCAGTGTCCCGCAGCTGGGTCCGGGTGCCGGCGGAgggctcggggggctcgggggtcgCGCTGCGGGCAGGAGGTTCTGTGGACGGGGTGGCCCCAGGGGCCACGGGGGAGGCCGCGGGGAGGCCGGATGGCGTGGTGGACGGCGCGCTGGCCGCCGTGTCCGTGGTCATTCTGGTGCCCGTCTCGATCCCCGACTCCTGTTCGAAAACTGCGGGGGCAGGGACATAAGGGGCAGGACCGCGGCGGACCCAGCACCCACCCGGCCGCACCACAGTTTCCTCCgggagcgggggcggagggggtgtgtgtgaagGGGAGGCGTCCAGTCCCCGTGAGCTGAAAGgggcggcaggggcagggggcgggggcggcgaagGACGGGACTTACAGCCGGAGCCGGAACCCGAGTACAGATCGTCCAAGTCGTCGTCCGGGAAGGAGTCGTCGTCCCCGGATCCCTCCAGGTCCACCGGCCGCTCCAAGCTCTCGTAGCGCCAGCGCTGAGCCTgcgggggcgaggggcgaggggctCAGAGCCAGGTCGGAGAACGTGcccaccaattctactgtattgtaggctcccatgcgcttagtacagtactgtctgcactcagtaagcgctcattaaatcagaacagtgctccggcgcttagaacaatgcttggtacatagtaagcgagaagtagcatggctcgggggaaaagggagtcagaggtcatgggttcaaattccgactccgccgcttgtcagctgtgtgactttgaatttctctgggcctctgttacttcaactgtaaaatgggcattaagactgtgagccccacgtgggacaacctgatcgccttgtatcttcccagcgcttagaacagtgctttgcacatagtaagcgcttaacaaatgccatcattattattaacaaatactatgattcattcattcaatcgtatttattgagcgcttattgtgtgcagaacactgtactaagggtgtgtgaaagtacaatacagtaatagagacaatccctgcccacagcgcgctcacagtctagtctactactattactattattattcttcttattaaatCCCATTGAGTGGCCGACTAGGGACACCCGTGGCCCGGAGCTGGGTGGGGTCTTCGCGGAGACCCCAGGTATGAAGGGAGGTCCCAGgcgtccccggccccgccccagccGACCCCGTCTCAGCCCGGCGGGGGCCCAACCCGAGGCCTCCCTTTCCGGCCCGGGCCGCGGAGGTGGAGCGCCTGGGATAAGCGCTTTGAGAtcctttttgaggaggggaggacacGAGGTCTTTCTGTTCCAGTCGTTCGGCGGGCGGCAGCGGGGGCCCTCTCTCTGCcggcacctcccccctcccccgggaaagCCCCCCGAAACccgaccaggaccaggaccacgtGGCGCTCCCGGGGTTCTCGGGCGAGCGGGAGCGGGCAGCGAGGAGCGCCTTAGCCTCTCCGCCAATTCCGTAATGAACTAATCCCCAGTTACCCGCCGGGAGGGGTACAATTAGTCTAATTGCTGCCGTGAGTAATCGCTGCTGTAATTACCGGGTCTCCCCTCTGGCCGCCAGGCGCGcggcgcccgcccctcccccgcttccccccctccccgtttcccggggacctggggggaggaggggcgggcagcggcaccggggggggggggggggggaccgagaggaggccggagaggggactgcttgtttggttttgttctcttttgctttgctgtcttccccgtttagaccgtgagcccgttattgggcagggatggtctctatctgttgcccaattgtccattccaagcgcttagtccagtgctctgcacatagtaagcgctcagtcaatacaattgaatgaataaccagcGGCGCGGGGAACGGGAAGGCCAGCGGGGACCCGGAGAGCGGGCAGTCAGCAGGGATCGAGGGAGGAGTCCGCAGGGACCCAGAGAAGAGTCTGCAAGGAGTGAGGGAGGAGTCAacagggagtgagggaggagtcGGCAGGGAATGAGGGAGGAGTCAACAGGGATCCAGGGAGGAGTCAGCAGGGACCCAGGGAGGAGTCAGCGAGCAGGGACTGAGGGAGGAATCAGTCCGCAGGACAGGGAGCGACGGTCCCCTTCTTGAGGAGGGGCCGAGCACCCCACTGCTGAACCGCCAGGAAGGTGTGGATCCGGGCACTGAGCTGCGCCCCACGGGGAGGAAATGGGATCTCTGACCTGtcaggagggggagggtgggggtggggtggggtggaggggctaCTGGCCTGTTGGGGAGAtggaacacacacatacaaacgtGTACATTCACAATCATACCTTTATACACCTATATAtacctaatcattcattcattcagttgtatttattgagcactcactgtgtgcagagcactgtactaaacacttaggagagtatactataacaatagacaggcacattccttgcccataacgagcttacagtctagagggggagacagacattaacgtaaataaattacagatatgtacataaattacagatatgacatGAGGTATACACATATATAGATTGTAGCTATTCCAGTTCTTAgcacaaagtaaccacttaataaatgccataattatatacATTTGCacatatgcaataataataattgtggtatttgttaggggcttactatgtgccaggcaccatactaagccttggggtggatacaagataatcgggttggacatagttcctgtcccacttggggtctatagccttaatacccattttacagaggagaaactgaagcccagagaaatgaagtaacttgctcaaggtcacacagcagacaagtggcagagtctggattagaacccaggtccttctgactcccaggc
Protein-coding sequences here:
- the SDC3 gene encoding syndecan-3; the encoded protein is MLLLLLGAGRAAGAQRWRYESLERPVDLEGSGDDDSFPDDDLDDLYSGSGSGFFEQESGIETGTRMTTDTAASAPSTTPSGLPAASPVAPGATPSTEPPARSATPEPPEPSAGTRTQLRDTEAPGLPGQEGPTTATTPTVAPMASTTLTGAPPVATTPTTTPTAATTPTVTPTTATTSTATPPAAASPSTGAPTAQPTSAQWLPPLLATTASSAHPTPPATPAPTPETEPTAPAPVSTAVVHPRAEPSPEAGSRATDLPESQPGTSLASTRRPPERAQTSPPQTPPPTAPPSTTAAPAGEAPVSGDFEVPEETAAPELSNEVEPAGAGPTPAGGQGRGGERGPPDLLDNSIDPGSSAAQLPQRSILERKEVLIAVIVGGVVGALFAAFLVMLLVYRMKKKDEGSYTLEEPKPASVTYQKPDKQEEFYA